The segment GGTGAACTCGACCAACGGGTGAACGCCACCGAGCCTGTGGCGCGGGCTGCGCTGGAGCGGGCCGGTCTGGTCCACCAGTTGGTCACCGAGCCTGGGGCGAACCACGCGTTCTTCAATGACACCGGTGAGCGTTACGACGCCGGTGCGGCCGCCGACGCGTGGCGACGGACGCTGGAGTGGCTGGCGGTCCACGTCGGCTGACGTGACTCAGCCGGCACCCCAGCCGTCCGGGCAGTAGCCGTCGACGTCGGTGAAGCCGTACTCCCGCGCCAGTGCGATCGATGTCACCGACCGCTGGTTCCAGCGAGCCCGCGTCTCATCGGCGGCGATGGCGACCACCCCGCGACCGACGAACCTCGGCGACTCGGACTCGGCGAATCCCGGCGGGGCGCTTGGATAGCCGTCGTCACGACGGGCGTGCAGCGCGGTGCGCCAGTTGGCCTCCGTCACTCCGTAATTGTCCAGCATCATCTCCGAGCGCAACCATCCCGGACTGACTGCGACCGCAGTGGCACCGAATTGGCGCAATTCGTGTCCGTGGCTGAACGCGAGCCGGTTGACCGACATCTTGGCGAGATCGTAGAACACCGACAGTCGGAACGTTTTGTCATTGTATTCGGTTGTGCCGTCGGTGATCTCGACCAGCAACCCGCCGGGCCGGGTGACCATCAGTGGCAGCAGGCAATGCGAGGTGATCAGGTGCGTGCGCACACCGAGCTCGACGATGCGTAGACCGTCATCGAGACTGTGCTCCCACATCGGGCGTCCCCAGGTCGCCGGCGGACCCTTGAGCACCTCCGCACCCCAGATATCGTTGACCAGGATGTCGATGGTGCCGTGCTCGTCCCGGATGCGGTCGGCCAACGCGCGGACCTGATCGGCTACCAGATGGTCGACCTGGATCGCCACCCCGGTTCCGCCGAGCGAATTCACCAGTGCCGCAGTCTCTTCGATGGTCTCCGGCCGGTCGTAGTCCGAGCCGCCGCGTCCGGTGACGCTGCTGCGTCCGGTGCAGATCACGGTGGCTCCGGCCTCACCCAGGGCGGCGGCGATGCCCCGACCGGCGCCTCGGGTGGCGCCGGCCACGACGGCAACCCGGCCGCGCAGCGCCCCGGGGCCCGGTAATCCGGCCATGGACGCAAAGTATGCGCGCGGATGCTCGACCTCGTGGCCGAACTCGCGTAGCGCACATTCACCTTCAGTTAATGCACTGGTAGACCGGGCGTGTACGACCGCACACGGTCGGCGACTGTGATGGCATGCATGCGGGTTGTCCAGGTCGCGAATTTCTACGGTCCGCGGTCTGGTGGGCTGCGGACCGCCGTCGACCGACTGGGTGCGGAGTACACCGCGGCAGGCCACGAGGTCACCCTGGTGGTACCCGGTGACCGCGCCGCGCGGCACACCCTGGATTCCGGCGTGACAAGGCTGTCCCTGCCCGCGAGGCTGATTCCGTTCACCGGTGGCTACCGCGCGGTGCTACCGGGCCCGGTCATCGAGCTGCTGGCCCAACTGCGACCCGATGCGTTGGAGGTGTCCGACCGGCTGACGCTGCGCTCGCTGGGCCCGTGGGGCAGGCGACACGGGGTGGCGACTGTGATGATCTCCCACGAACGGCTGGACCGCCTGGTGGGTCAGCTCCTGCCGGCTCCCGCCGCCCGCGCGGTCGCCGATATCGCGAACCGGCGCACCGCGAACAATTACGACGCGGTGGTCTGCACCACGTCGTTTGCCCGCGCGGAGTTCGACCGGATCGGCGCGAACAATGTGGTCACGGTCCCGCTCGGGGTGGACCTCGACCAGTTCCATCCCCGTCATCGCAGCGCGCTGCTGCGCAGCCGCTGGGCACAGCCCGAGCAGACCCTGTTGGTGCACTGCGGCAGGCTCTCGGTGGAAAAGCACGCCCACCGCAGTATCGACACCGTTGGCGCGCTGCGTGATTCGGGAATCGACGCGCGGTTGGTGGTGGTCGGTGAGGGGCCGCTGCGGACCCGGCTGGAACGGCAGGCGGCCGGTCTTCCGGTGGAGTTCACCGGCTACATCGGCTGTCGCGACACCGTGGCCGGGATCCTGGCCACCGCCGACGTGGCGCTGGCGCCGGGTCCACACGAGACCTTCGGCCTGGCCGCATTGGAGGCTCTGGCCTGCGGGACGCCCGCGGTGGTGTCGCGCACCTCGGCGCTCGCCGAGATATTGACCGCCGACAGCGGGGCAACGGCCGACAACGATCCGGCGGCGCTGGCGCGCGCGGTCACCGCGGTGATCGCCCGGCCCGAGCGGCACCGCCGGACCTGCGCGCGTCGCCGCGCCGAGCAGTTCACCTGGCCGCGGGCGGCCGCGGGCATGCTCGACGTCCTGGGCCGGCGCTGACCCCCAAAATTCGGCGGCCGGGCACGGCCGGTGCTCCGGTGCCCTACCATTCCGGGCATGACGGTCTCCGGCGTGACGTGGCCTGGGTGGGTGATATCCGCCGTGGTGGTGGCGGCAGCATGCGGGACCGGTTCTGCCGCGGCCGCGCCGGATGACCAGGGCTGCGCGACGACGCTGACGTCGCCGCAGGTGGTCGACGTGTCCGGAACCGCCATGGTGTCGGCCGCTGTCTCGCCGGGTGCGTGCAACCGCGCCGCACCACAACTGCAGGTGGCCTGTCTGCAAGTCGTCGGCAGTTCCGTGGCGCCGGTGTGTGTGCAGGCTGAAGGGCCGAATACCGCGCGGGTGAACTTCGCCCCCTACACGCCGGGTGCCAGTTATGTGGCCACCGGCCGCAGCTGTGCCAACGCGGGCAGCCCGCCCGTCACCTACTGCCGGTCGGCCGGCCCGGTCACCGTCACGCTGTAGGCCGTCACCGCGGGCGGAGCAGTTGGTCGGCGGTCAGCTGCACCAACCAGGCCCGGAACCGCCGGTGTGACCATCCGCGGGTCGTGACCATACGGCTGAACAAGACGGGATCGCTTGCCAGCCAAGCAATATCGACCGCGTCGGCGCGACGGACTCGGTCAGTGAGGGCGTCCAGCTCGTCAAGGCGTGCGATTACCGCGCGCGCTCCGTCCAGACGCTGGTGCTGATACTGCCCGAGCAGCTCCGCCGCCGCGTCGTCGGAGTCGGCGGCAATCTCCAAAGCGTGGAACAGCTGGGCGACCCGGGTGTCGACGCCCACCAGGACGTCCACCCATCCCTGCAGCACACGGGCGGGATCATCGGCGGTGAGCGCCGTGGACAGGTCCGCGCGCTCGACCAGGGCGGCGTCATCGTCATCGCCGGTGATCGCCCAGTCCAGCGCGGTCTTGAGGAGTTCGACCTTGCCGCCAACCGCGGTGAATACGGTTCTGCGGCTCACGGAGGCAGCCGCCGCCACCGCGTCGATGGTGGCGCCGGCAAACCCGTGTTCGACGAACACCGCGGTCGCGGCGGCAATAACGGTGCGCCGGGTCTGCCGGGCTTGCGCGGCTCGCAGGGTCGACCGGTAATCACGCTTGACGGAATCCACTATTTACCTCACTCTTAGTGAATTCACTACACTATCAGTAATGTCAATTGGGGGAGCGATGCGGATCGCCATCATCGGGGCAGGCCCGTCGGGGTTGTACTGCGCCATCGCACTGGCCCGGCGCGGGCACGACATGCTGGTAGATCGGGAGCCGGGGCCGCCGCCGCACGGCCTCTGGCGCCGCGGCGGTGTCATGCAGTTACACCACGCGCATACCTTCCGGGGCCCCGTGGTGGGCGCGCTGCGTGCCGAGATGCCGGATGTGCTCGACGATCTCGCGATGCGGCGGGCGGGAATCGTGTACGACGGTGACGGCAGGGCGATCGCGCTGCTGTGCCGTCGAGCCACCTTCGACGCCGTGCTCAGGCAGCGCGCGGAGCGCACCGCGGGTGTCTCGATCCGCACCGGATATGCTGCGCACACCCAGGCGGGCCTGCGAATCGACGGCTCTTCGGTCGCTGCCGATCTGGTCATCGATGCGACCGGACGCAGCGGCAGGCTCACCGGAAGGACCTCGCGGCCCGGGGCCGTCGTGGACTGTGGTGCCGTCTACGTCACCCGCCAGTACCGGCTGCGCGGGCCGGGACTGCCGCCGACCAACAGCCCGATCGGCCTGTCGCTCAGCTTGGACGGCTACGTGGCGATCGCCTTCATTCACGATGATCGGACATTCTCGGTCACGCTCATCCACGACGGCTCCGACCCGCTGCTGCGCCAACTCCGCCATGAGGCGGTCTTCGAGCCGGTGATCGCAGCCATTGCGCAACTCGGTGAGTGGACAGCGCCCGGCCGATCGGATCCCATCACCCCGGTGCTCGCCGGTGGACGCCTCTACAACGGGTACCGCGGACAACTCGACGACGCCGGGCGGCCCGTCGTCCCCGGGGTGATCTCCGTCGGCGATGCGGTCTGCACCACCACGCCACTTGCCGGGCGCGGCGTCACGCTCGCCCTGTGGCAGGCCCGCGAGCTTGTTCGCGGCATCGACGGAAAGGATCTGTCGCGCATCGACATCGAGGATCTCGCCGGGAACTTCGACGCCTGGTGCCGGGCGGCCATCAAGCCGTGGTTCGTTGACCAGGTTCACGCGGACAGGCATCGGTTGCGTCGGTGGGCGGGGCACGACGTCGACCTGTCCGAGCCGCTGCCCAGCGATCTGATCGCCGCTTCCGCCGAGGTCGACCGGCGAGTCGGCGCACTGATCGGTCCCTATCTGAGGATGGACGCTGGGCCGCACGTTCTGGCGGCGGCCGAGCCACTGGCCCGGGCGGTGTTCGCCACGGGGTGGCGTCCGGCACTGCCGGACGGGCCGTCACGCGATGAACTGGCTGCGCTGTGCCAATCGGTTTCCGCGCGCACCGCCTAACTCGCGGGCGTCCAGCGCACCGGGAGGCGCTTGATGCCGTGGATGAAGGCCGACAGCAGACGGTCGGGCTCGTCGTCCGCGGTCAGATCGGGAATCTGGCGGTGCAACTCCTCGAAGGCCAGGGTGATCTCCCGGCGGGCCAGATTGGCGCCGAGGCAGAAATGTGCGCCGCCGCCGCCGAAGCCGAGATGCGGGTTGGGGCTACGCCGGACGTCGAACAACCAGGGGTCGGCGAACCGGGTTTCGTCCCGGTTCGCCGACCCGTACCACAGGGTGACCTTGTCGCCGGCGGCCATGGCGACGCCGCCCAGCTCGGTGTCGCGGGTCAGGGTCCGCCGCATGTAGACCACGGGGGAGGCCCAGCGAATGATCTCCTCGACCGCGGTCGGCGCGAGCGCGTCGTAGTCCGCCCACCAGATATCGCGTTGTTCGGGGAAGCGACTCAAGGCGGCGACCCCATGGCTGATCGCGTTGCGCGTAGTTTCGTTGCCGGCCACCACGAGCAGGATGAAGAACGACGCCACCTCCGCGGAGGTCAACTGCTCGCCGTCCACCTCCGCGGCCACCAGCGCCGTGGTCAGGTCCTCGCCGGGTCGTGCCCGCCGGTCCTCGGCGAGTTCGGTGGCATACGCCCCGATCTCCATCGCCACCGTGGCGAACTCCTCGAAATCGGTCGTGAGATCGGGGTCGCCGAATCCCAGAATGACATTCGTCCAGTGGAAGATCTTGTCGTGATCGTGCTCGGCGATGCCCATCATGTCGCAGATCACCTGCAACGGCAGTGGGCCGGCCAGCGCCGTCACCAGGTCCGCGCGACCGTCGGGGTGCTCGGAGACCATGGTGGCCACCAGGTGGCGCGCGCGTTCACGCACGGATTCTTCGATCCGGGCGACCACCTTCGGTGTGAACGCGCTGCGCACGATGTTGCGTAGCCTGCTGTGCCGCGGATCGTCCATCGCGATCATCGATCCGAAGTACTCGGCGAGCTCGGGGGTCTGATCACCGATGGTGATGTTCGGGCTGGAGCTGAACAGGTCTGGGTGCCTGCTCGCGAAGTGCACGTCGTCGTAGCGCACCAACGCCCAATGCCCGGCGCCGGCGTCCACGCCTTCGCCGCTGATCGGCTCGTGGAACGAGACGGGGGCCTGGCGGCGCAGCGTGGCAAAGGCGCCGTCCCGGAAGTCGTCGTCCCGCGACCAGAACCGCCAGGATCCCAGATCGACGTCGCTCACATCGACGTGCGGAGGCGGCGAACCATTGACACGTGTCACGATCGGCATGGCCGTAGCTTAGGTTCGCGGCGGGTGGGCCACCGCGGCTTTCCGGTCCTCAGTCCGGCAGATCGTGGCGCACCACGCGCACCCTGCCGTGCGGCAGGCAGGCCGCGTAGCCGTGGTACTTGCCGTAGAGCTCCCACGAGGTGTGCGCATCGTCGCTGGGGACGTCGATGTGCTGCCCGCCGGAGAACTGCAGGTGCAGGCTGCCGTCCTCATCCCACTCGGCGTGCGTACAGGTCGACCCGGCGAAGTCGAACAGCGGTTTCTGTTCGT is part of the Mycobacterium adipatum genome and harbors:
- a CDS encoding SDR family oxidoreductase, which encodes MAGLPGPGALRGRVAVVAGATRGAGRGIAAALGEAGATVICTGRSSVTGRGGSDYDRPETIEETAALVNSLGGTGVAIQVDHLVADQVRALADRIRDEHGTIDILVNDIWGAEVLKGPPATWGRPMWEHSLDDGLRIVELGVRTHLITSHCLLPLMVTRPGGLLVEITDGTTEYNDKTFRLSVFYDLAKMSVNRLAFSHGHELRQFGATAVAVSPGWLRSEMMLDNYGVTEANWRTALHARRDDGYPSAPPGFAESESPRFVGRGVVAIAADETRARWNQRSVTSIALAREYGFTDVDGYCPDGWGAG
- a CDS encoding glycosyltransferase, with the protein product MRVVQVANFYGPRSGGLRTAVDRLGAEYTAAGHEVTLVVPGDRAARHTLDSGVTRLSLPARLIPFTGGYRAVLPGPVIELLAQLRPDALEVSDRLTLRSLGPWGRRHGVATVMISHERLDRLVGQLLPAPAARAVADIANRRTANNYDAVVCTTSFARAEFDRIGANNVVTVPLGVDLDQFHPRHRSALLRSRWAQPEQTLLVHCGRLSVEKHAHRSIDTVGALRDSGIDARLVVVGEGPLRTRLERQAAGLPVEFTGYIGCRDTVAGILATADVALAPGPHETFGLAALEALACGTPAVVSRTSALAEILTADSGATADNDPAALARAVTAVIARPERHRRTCARRRAEQFTWPRAAAGMLDVLGRR
- a CDS encoding NAD(P)/FAD-dependent oxidoreductase, whose product is MSIGGAMRIAIIGAGPSGLYCAIALARRGHDMLVDREPGPPPHGLWRRGGVMQLHHAHTFRGPVVGALRAEMPDVLDDLAMRRAGIVYDGDGRAIALLCRRATFDAVLRQRAERTAGVSIRTGYAAHTQAGLRIDGSSVAADLVIDATGRSGRLTGRTSRPGAVVDCGAVYVTRQYRLRGPGLPPTNSPIGLSLSLDGYVAIAFIHDDRTFSVTLIHDGSDPLLRQLRHEAVFEPVIAAIAQLGEWTAPGRSDPITPVLAGGRLYNGYRGQLDDAGRPVVPGVISVGDAVCTTTPLAGRGVTLALWQARELVRGIDGKDLSRIDIEDLAGNFDAWCRAAIKPWFVDQVHADRHRLRRWAGHDVDLSEPLPSDLIAASAEVDRRVGALIGPYLRMDAGPHVLAAAEPLARAVFATGWRPALPDGPSRDELAALCQSVSARTA
- a CDS encoding TetR family transcriptional regulator is translated as MDSVKRDYRSTLRAAQARQTRRTVIAAATAVFVEHGFAGATIDAVAAAASVSRRTVFTAVGGKVELLKTALDWAITGDDDDAALVERADLSTALTADDPARVLQGWVDVLVGVDTRVAQLFHALEIAADSDDAAAELLGQYQHQRLDGARAVIARLDELDALTDRVRRADAVDIAWLASDPVLFSRMVTTRGWSHRRFRAWLVQLTADQLLRPR
- a CDS encoding cytochrome P450 — protein: MPIVTRVNGSPPPHVDVSDVDLGSWRFWSRDDDFRDGAFATLRRQAPVSFHEPISGEGVDAGAGHWALVRYDDVHFASRHPDLFSSSPNITIGDQTPELAEYFGSMIAMDDPRHSRLRNIVRSAFTPKVVARIEESVRERARHLVATMVSEHPDGRADLVTALAGPLPLQVICDMMGIAEHDHDKIFHWTNVILGFGDPDLTTDFEEFATVAMEIGAYATELAEDRRARPGEDLTTALVAAEVDGEQLTSAEVASFFILLVVAGNETTRNAISHGVAALSRFPEQRDIWWADYDALAPTAVEEIIRWASPVVYMRRTLTRDTELGGVAMAAGDKVTLWYGSANRDETRFADPWLFDVRRSPNPHLGFGGGGAHFCLGANLARREITLAFEELHRQIPDLTADDEPDRLLSAFIHGIKRLPVRWTPAS
- a CDS encoding DUF6188 family protein: MTEQWIQGRTLQRIMFRDGLVLNLDEYNELVISVPMELTLPELAGGARGSAEVVTINPTAVRNEQKPLFDFAGSTCTHAEWDEDGSLHLQFSGGQHIDVPSDDAHTSWELYGKYHGYAACLPHGRVRVVRHDLPD